One genomic window of Leptospira paudalimensis includes the following:
- a CDS encoding LBF_1199 family protein, translating to MRWKASQFWKNASPNELLSFFSSIDKGEDLKSLAEHMLSDTEFCDLVFEYLWLLRTEDATKKFLNDPNITPELLMRFIYFGYGKQFLLDHFDSNAYFLQIRSMFDSAQSLRILSLGEEMDRDPTLKIHLLSNLDPQTWEAYFDLLEEKNMTMQTLLGIFSNLRENEIRKILLNSHTLYYYLRMMMVSGNLKNEEISEKEIENRKRLEVILSSIHVWETFCQELKDKYDLQKEINLTPKERNSKRMSLVLKELTKIPTAERNDVLVYLKGNGVVLDSWEETTVQSALLNYDRVGKYF from the coding sequence ATGCGATGGAAGGCCTCTCAATTTTGGAAAAACGCATCGCCAAATGAGCTTCTATCATTTTTTTCCTCCATTGACAAAGGTGAAGATCTTAAATCATTAGCTGAACATATGTTGTCAGATACTGAGTTTTGTGACTTGGTATTCGAATATTTATGGTTGTTACGCACTGAGGATGCGACAAAAAAATTTCTAAATGATCCGAACATCACTCCAGAACTTTTGATGAGATTCATTTACTTTGGATATGGAAAACAGTTTTTATTAGATCATTTTGATTCCAATGCCTATTTTTTGCAAATTCGAAGTATGTTTGATTCCGCTCAAAGTTTGAGAATTTTATCTCTTGGTGAAGAGATGGATCGTGATCCCACTTTAAAAATTCATCTCCTTTCGAATTTAGACCCTCAAACTTGGGAAGCATACTTTGATCTTTTAGAAGAAAAAAATATGACTATGCAAACCTTACTCGGAATATTTTCAAACTTAAGAGAAAATGAAATACGTAAGATTTTACTAAACAGCCATACTTTGTATTATTATCTAAGAATGATGATGGTTTCCGGAAATCTAAAGAATGAAGAAATTAGCGAAAAAGAAATTGAAAACAGGAAACGACTTGAGGTTATTTTAAGTTCCATCCATGTTTGGGAAACTTTTTGCCAGGAATTAAAAGATAAGTATGATTTGCAAAAAGAAATCAATTTAACTCCTAAGGAACGAAATTCCAAACGTATGTCTCTCGTTTTAAAAGAACTAACGAAAATTCCAACCGCAGAACGAAACGATGTATTGGTGTATTTAAAAGGGAATGGTGTTGTTCTTGATTCATGGGAAGAGACAACCGTACAATCTGCCCTTTTAAATTATGATCGAGTCGGAAAGTACTTTTAA
- a CDS encoding NHL repeat-containing protein, translating into MEIRGNQYYKYLILPVSMMILNCQFPKLGNGCDPNSESFRDFYLARILTDDDREFCGSRAPNKSICEMDPLSIIQPRRWKYVAEELKKQAALGTDGVSFQTFTQPETGLAKWLGGVLTNQELVYSLPYNRSDLLVIDPTQNSSSNVNTTSIGSAQWEGGVLAPNGKIYGIPRDANQILVFNPLTNQSYFLTSPLTGVGKWRGGVLAPNGLIYGIPNSANQILVIDPQTDLVRTIPSPLSLSNMWEGGVLAPNGKIYAFPVDIDFIFVLDPYSERSYTIPSPKTGLGKWRHAVVTSDGMLVGIPSNDSDFIFLDPSNDSVTLRTSPTGGTGKWRGGIFSADGRIITIPADITDILAIDPVSLAYTTHNTGIGSGNKWGDGVLTPNGKIVALPHTYDSILTINTGSRGKICKNLLLSSYWNVY; encoded by the coding sequence TTGGAAATTCGAGGAAACCAATATTATAAATACTTAATTCTCCCTGTATCAATGATGATCCTAAATTGCCAATTCCCAAAACTTGGGAATGGTTGTGATCCAAACTCAGAATCCTTCCGTGATTTTTATCTCGCAAGGATCCTCACAGATGATGACCGAGAATTTTGTGGTTCTCGTGCCCCCAATAAATCCATTTGCGAAATGGACCCGCTTTCGATCATCCAACCTCGTCGTTGGAAGTATGTAGCGGAAGAACTTAAAAAACAAGCGGCCTTAGGTACTGACGGAGTGAGTTTTCAAACTTTCACCCAACCAGAAACGGGTTTAGCAAAATGGCTTGGTGGTGTTCTTACGAACCAAGAGTTAGTGTATTCTCTTCCCTATAATCGATCAGATCTTCTCGTCATTGATCCAACACAAAATTCCTCATCCAATGTGAATACAACATCGATTGGATCGGCACAATGGGAAGGAGGGGTACTTGCACCAAATGGTAAAATCTACGGAATTCCAAGGGATGCAAACCAAATCCTTGTGTTCAATCCACTCACGAATCAAAGTTATTTTTTAACTTCCCCTCTAACAGGTGTCGGTAAGTGGCGTGGTGGAGTGCTTGCTCCGAACGGTCTTATTTATGGAATTCCCAATTCTGCAAATCAAATTTTAGTCATAGACCCACAAACAGATTTGGTTCGCACCATTCCTTCTCCACTCTCATTATCAAATATGTGGGAAGGGGGAGTGCTTGCTCCCAATGGAAAAATTTATGCATTCCCCGTTGATATTGATTTTATTTTTGTTTTGGATCCTTATTCAGAAAGATCGTATACAATCCCTTCACCAAAAACAGGTTTAGGAAAATGGAGGCATGCTGTTGTGACATCTGATGGTATGTTAGTTGGTATTCCTTCAAACGATTCTGATTTTATCTTTTTGGACCCTAGTAATGATTCAGTAACCCTTCGAACTTCTCCAACAGGTGGTACAGGTAAATGGAGAGGTGGAATTTTTTCTGCCGATGGAAGGATTATCACCATCCCGGCAGATATTACAGATATACTTGCAATTGATCCAGTCAGTTTAGCATATACTACACATAATACGGGAATTGGTAGTGGAAATAAATGGGGAGATGGAGTATTGACACCTAACGGCAAGATAGTTGCTTTGCCACATACATATGATTCAATCCTGACCATTAATACTGGTTCTAGGGGAAAAATTTGTAAAAATCTTCTACTTAGTTCGTATTGGAATGTATATTAA
- a CDS encoding GGDEF domain-containing protein, producing the protein MKSNTEHLNLSSSSQTNTGSEKFQTANLARCIYTLVMVLVFYHFQLPWIVVIGSVHLVFSVIWFLLIHFDILVEKDVWWSGYVPATFDLIWLTVLAYGTGHITSFFILGYLGSIALSSMSLDRNYGVYNAFLATVLFSAMGFFVYYDVIPLVNILMPPVKPTLLSIFISSLLLGGSAFIVNQIVSKLFSSLTDVNEKLLAIAMTDPLTGISNRRSFFSNLEIEMARQHRSTSPYPIAFLLFDLDLFKSINDTYGHEIGDLVLIEFASVLKSSLRKQDFPARWGGEEFLVLLPNTDLDGAIVTAEKIRSAFHSLKIPINGKELRCSTSVGISILRDQTTNPESVINLADEYLYEAKRKGRNQVYSEKNL; encoded by the coding sequence ATGAAATCAAATACAGAACATTTAAACCTATCGTCGAGTTCCCAAACGAACACTGGATCTGAAAAATTCCAAACCGCAAATTTAGCGAGATGTATCTATACTCTTGTAATGGTTTTGGTATTTTACCACTTCCAACTTCCTTGGATTGTTGTGATTGGTTCTGTGCATTTAGTTTTTTCCGTGATTTGGTTTTTACTCATTCATTTTGATATCTTAGTAGAAAAAGATGTTTGGTGGAGTGGTTACGTGCCAGCAACTTTTGATTTGATTTGGCTCACTGTCCTTGCATATGGAACAGGTCATATCACTTCATTTTTTATACTTGGTTATTTAGGTTCAATTGCTCTCAGTAGTATGTCACTGGATCGAAATTATGGCGTTTACAATGCATTTTTAGCAACTGTCTTATTTAGTGCCATGGGATTTTTTGTGTATTATGATGTGATACCACTTGTGAATATCTTAATGCCACCAGTAAAACCTACATTACTGAGTATCTTTATTTCGTCATTATTACTTGGTGGGAGTGCATTCATTGTAAATCAGATTGTTTCAAAATTGTTTTCTTCCTTAACAGATGTGAACGAAAAATTATTAGCAATTGCAATGACCGATCCATTAACAGGCATTTCAAATCGTAGGTCTTTTTTTTCCAATTTAGAAATTGAAATGGCAAGGCAACACCGTAGCACATCTCCCTATCCCATTGCATTCCTATTGTTCGATTTAGATCTATTCAAATCCATCAATGATACATATGGACATGAAATCGGAGACTTAGTACTCATCGAATTTGCAAGTGTCTTAAAATCTTCCTTACGAAAACAAGACTTTCCAGCAAGATGGGGTGGTGAAGAATTTTTGGTTTTATTACCAAATACTGATTTAGATGGAGCCATTGTGACTGCTGAAAAAATCCGAAGTGCCTTCCATTCCTTAAAGATACCAATCAATGGAAAAGAACTCCGATGTTCGACGAGTGTAGGGATCTCCATTCTGAGGGATCAAACAACGAATCCAGAATCTGTCATCAATCTTGCAGATGAATATTTATACGAGGCGAAACGAAAAGGTAGAAACCAAGTTTATTCTGAAAAAAATCTTTAA
- a CDS encoding SRPBCC family protein has protein sequence MESKKYRMLVTNTSFTIDRILPASKEKVFAAWANPESKRKWFSCHDDWKTVEFSLDFRVGGKESNLVITPTGSRHVFDATYYDIIPNERIVYAFGMYMNDIRISVSLVTVIFESLIEGRTKMTFTEQIVLLGEVSEEGIQKIEIQGRIEGTNAGFDRLVKELS, from the coding sequence ATGGAGTCTAAAAAATACAGAATGTTAGTCACTAATACATCTTTTACCATTGATCGAATCTTACCTGCATCTAAAGAAAAAGTTTTTGCAGCTTGGGCGAACCCTGAGTCAAAACGTAAGTGGTTTTCATGCCACGATGATTGGAAAACTGTAGAGTTCAGTTTGGATTTTCGAGTGGGTGGAAAAGAATCCAATTTAGTCATCACACCTACTGGAAGTAGGCATGTTTTTGATGCTACCTATTATGATATCATTCCAAACGAAAGAATCGTTTATGCATTTGGAATGTATATGAATGATATTCGGATTTCGGTATCTTTGGTTACTGTTATCTTTGAATCGTTAATTGAAGGTAGAACTAAGATGACTTTTACTGAACAAATTGTACTCCTTGGAGAAGTTTCCGAGGAAGGAATACAAAAGATCGAAATACAAGGTAGAATCGAAGGGACAAATGCTGGATTTGATCGTCTCGTCAAAGAACTTTCTTAA
- a CDS encoding ArsR/SmtB family transcription factor, with product MTLKEPGIDQIFHALADPSRLQMVERLSLGSASVMELAEPLDMALPSVLKHLKVLENGGLVQSNKSGRVRTYELNFSKLNGINSWLDERKSAWNRSFDRLSQFLIESSEENSDGV from the coding sequence ATGACACTGAAAGAACCTGGAATAGACCAAATTTTTCATGCACTTGCTGACCCGAGTCGATTGCAAATGGTGGAACGATTGAGTTTGGGATCTGCTTCCGTTATGGAATTAGCCGAACCATTGGATATGGCTTTACCATCTGTATTAAAACATTTGAAAGTTTTAGAAAATGGTGGGTTAGTGCAATCCAATAAATCAGGAAGAGTACGGACATACGAATTAAATTTTTCAAAATTGAATGGCATCAATTCATGGTTAGATGAAAGGAAGTCTGCTTGGAATCGTAGTTTTGATCGATTGAGTCAATTTTTAATCGAATCGTCAGAAGAAAACTCGGATGGAGTCTAA